A region of the Streptococcus oralis Uo5 genome:
CTCCTCCAAATTCAGTTCCATCATCGAGAAGGGAATAGATGTAATCTGCAGACACTTCATGATTCTCTACCCATTTCCAGCATACTTCGAGAAGCTCTTCAATCTTGTTATAAAACTGACTTTCCTGCATTAATTTGGATAACCATGTAGCTATTCCTAATTCAAATAGTGCTTTATTATATTTATTCATGATTACGCATTTCTTTCAACTGTGCTCTTAGTTCTGTATCAACTCTATGAATTCTGAAAATGTTTTAGCTAAAAAATAGGCATTGTTCTCATCGCTTGAGGCTTCTAATTGATAGGTATCGTCGTAATAATATAAACCTTCGTTAGCATCACCACTTTGCCAAAATAGTAGAAATCCATGCTGCAAAGTGTCACCAATAATAATGGAATGTTCAAAAATATCATTCCGATATTCTTCTGTCCACTGCTCTATATCAGCATTTTTAATTCCAGTATTTATACCAAACATAGTATCAATATTAATAGTTTCATCAATTTGATGAATCTTAATTGAATTTTCAAATGTATAAGATAAATTTCTTCCTCCGTTTTGTGTGACTAAAAATTCTTTATAGTCAACTGGAAGTTTGATATCAAATCGTTTTTCTAAAAGCTCGATATTTTCATCTTCTGCATGCCCAAATGGGTCTAAAGTTAATACCATTTTATTTACCTCCGGTATGTTTCCTCTTTGTTTGAGGACCTGAGCAACACTGTGGATGTCCGTGTTAAGAATAACTGAGTTAATGTAAAGAAAAAGGAGACTACCTGTCTGATAAAAACTGGGTGGAAACCCCAGTTTTCTTAGTTTTCTTGGACTAGGAGGTCATATGGAAAGTACTCCAACTCCTTTAAGCGTTCGTCAAAAATTCCTTTGATTTTGCAGATTTCATCAATAAATATTAAAACTACAAATAATTATAAGAAAACAAATACTTATAGGAGTACATCCTGATAACCAATTTCAGACAATACGCCATTGACAAATTTTATTCCTATGCCATTTTCTTTATCCCAATCACACTCACATAAAAAACCAAACTCTTCAACATTTTCGTCAAAAGTTAAAGGAAACATGATTTTCTTTGGTTGTAACAAAGAATAAATCTTATCTTTGTCACCAATTATATCTAAAAAATATTGTTTTTCTTTATGATTCGTGTAGCTTGAAACAATATCTGATATTTCACGATCGTAATATGATACAATTGCCACATCTACCTCTTTTGCTATTTCAT
Encoded here:
- a CDS encoding DUF6985 domain-containing protein, which gives rise to MEINHQTFGKIKFNYGWTKDISLDIFNKHHVLKINIDADEDAEFEINQKKAYIFFENHIDEIAKEVDVAIVSYYDREISDIVSSYTNHKEKQYFLDIIGDKDKIYSLLQPKKIMFPLTFDENVEEFGFLCECDWDKENGIGIKFVNGVLSEIGYQDVLL
- a CDS encoding SMI1/KNR4 family protein, whose amino-acid sequence is MVLTLDPFGHAEDENIELLEKRFDIKLPVDYKEFLVTQNGGRNLSYTFENSIKIHQIDETINIDTMFGINTGIKNADIEQWTEEYRNDIFEHSIIIGDTLQHGFLLFWQSGDANEGLYYYDDTYQLEASSDENNAYFLAKTFSEFIELIQN